A genomic window from Puntigrus tetrazona isolate hp1 unplaced genomic scaffold, ASM1883169v1 S000000299, whole genome shotgun sequence includes:
- the LOC122333593 gene encoding probable E3 ubiquitin-protein ligase RNF144A-A, which translates to MTDIKGCPGCSSFVERKDSSDLCVRCPFCSVKTGRTSEFCWQCGRTWKGPRPRADKCDNLGCSDSDLNMLRDCKMISLPHHSDQVIQCPSIRACPDCGMLIEHTLEGCKYVACFNCKISFCFICLRSSGCVKCAAAAPRQTSVP; encoded by the exons ATGACTGACATCAAAggg tgTCCTGGCTGCAGTTCCTTCGTTGAAAGAAAGGactcctctgacctctgcgtTCGGTGTCCGTTCTGCTCAGTGAAGACGGGGAGGACGTCTGAGTTCTGCTGGCAGTGCGGGAGAACCTGGAAAGGGCCCCGACCTCGCGCCGATAAATGCGATAATCTGGGCTGCTCCGACAGCGACTTAAACATGCTGAGAGATTGTAAAATGATTAGTTTGCCTCATCATAGCGACCAAGTGATTCAGTGCCCATCGATCCGTGCCTGTCCGGACTGTGGCATGCTGATCGAACACACTCTGGAAGGATGCAAGTATGTCGCATgctttaattgtaaaatatcgTTCTGCTTCATCTGTCTGAGATCTTCTGGCTGTGTTAAATGTGCCGCTGCTGCACCGAGACAGACATCAGTGCCTTAG
- the dele1 gene encoding LOW QUALITY PROTEIN: death ligand signal enhancer (The sequence of the model RefSeq protein was modified relative to this genomic sequence to represent the inferred CDS: substituted 1 base at 1 genomic stop codon), whose protein sequence is MWRIQSVLGRVLSRCHGNGPLRLSQGHHVEDEVIGSSLRSSGLHSTDGSSSHRGEDGQRKKRTSHFCYTGLPRYSALDAVGWGAAAVLFMQLCRRIHSRLSSDQKAGASQIREAGLVRKCSYRVLLDVLSSPKALSGDVTKCLCERGQSGSGERSHGNGAGGVTSDLQAAHSSDDQQEEPASAASHTAHSHETPFPEQPEAEQRLSLDAAAQNLRRVTDASVPVILNIIGLERESRXLETAFSCFLASAEQDYSKAQFNLGVCYERGRGVQADLSKAVHYYRLAAVSGHRLAQYRCAKLLLSSRGQQSSETDAAAALSFLQTAADAGLTQAQVFLGVVLSQRSDCDQEKCVCYFRMAAESGDSAALLCLAQCYETGFGVSPCLQTALSLYHQAASGGNQQARDRLRDRHSPDVLRSIRSAPCFSVIGRLNLDSMFPRESQGEKPRPQQQCGQSQPLPHSWSTGSLSVLSSVTVQLGADGGHKLWTPGVR, encoded by the exons ATGTGGAGGATCCAGAGTGTGTTGGGCAGAG TGTTGAGCCGTTGCCATGGAAACGGCCCGCTGCGCCTGTCTCAGGGTCATCACGTGGAGGACGAGGTCATCGGCTCCTCTCTCCGGTCCAGTGGACTTCACTCGACTGACGGCAGCAG ttCTCACAGAGGAGAAGATGGTCAGAGGAAGAAGCGCACCTCTCACTTCTGCTACACCGGACTCCCCAGATACAGCGCTCTGGACGCCGTGGGATGG ggcgCCGCCGCTGTTCTCTTCATGCAGCTCTGCCGCAGGATTCACTCTCGGTTGTCGTCGGATCAGAAGGCCGGAGCGAGTCAGATCAGAGAGGCTGGACTCGTGAGGAAATGCTCGTACAGAGTCCTGCTTGATGTCT TGTCCAGCCCGAAGGCTTTATCTGGCGACGTGACCAAGTGCCTCTGTGAGCGGGGCCAGAGCGGGTCCGGCGAGCGTAGTCATGGTAACGGTGCTGGAggcgtgacctctgacctccaggCGGCACACAGCTCTGATGACCAGCAGGAGGAGCCGGCGAGCGCCGCGTCACACACCGCCCACAGCC ATGAAACACCTTTTCCTGAACAACCGGAAGCAGAG CAGCGTCTCTCTCTCGATGCAGCAGCTCAGAATCTGAGACGTGTGACGGACGCCAGCGTTCCTGTGATCCTCAACATCATCG GTCTGGAGCGCGAGAGCCGGTGACTTGAGACGGCCTTCTCTTGTTTTCTGGCCTCGGCGGAGCAGGACTACAGTAAAGCTCAGTTTAATCTGGGAGTGTGTTACGAGCGAGGACGAGGAGTGCAGGCCGACCTCAGCAAG GCGGTGCATTATTACCGTCTCGCTGCGGTCTCTGGGCACCGTCTGGCTCAGTACCGCTGCGCTAAACTCCTCCTGagcagcagagggcagcagagCTCAGAGACGGACGCAGCGGCGGCGCTCAGCTTCCTGCAGACGGCCGCCGACGCCGGACTCACGCAG gctCAGGTGTTTCTGGGTGTAGTGTTGTCTCAGCGCTCAGACTGTGATcaggagaagtgtgtgtgttatttccGGATGGCGGCTGAGAGCGGG GACTCTGCCGCTCTGCTGTGTCTGGCTCAGTGTTACGAGACGGGTTTCGGTGTTTCTCCGTGTCTCCAGACCGCTCTGAGTCTCTACCATCAGGCAGCGTCCGGCGGGAACCAGCAGGCCAGGGACagactgagagacagacacagcCCGGACg tgcTGCGCTCGATCCGATCGGCTCCTTGCTTCTCTGTGATTGGTCGGCTGAATCTGGACTCCATGTTTCCTCGAGAGAGCCAGGGTGAGAAGCCCCGCCCACAGCAGCAATGCGGCCAATCGCAGCCCCTTCCTCATTCCTGGAGCACAGGAAGTTTGAGCGTGCTGTCCTCGGTCACGGTTCAGCTCGGAGCCGACGGCGGTCACAAGCTCTGGACGCCCGGGGTGCGATAA